The proteins below come from a single Megalops cyprinoides isolate fMegCyp1 chromosome 5, fMegCyp1.pri, whole genome shotgun sequence genomic window:
- the orai1b gene encoding calcium release-activated calcium channel protein 1 — protein sequence MSLNEHSLQALSWRKLYLSRAKLKASSRTSALLSGFAMVAMVEVQLERNDEYPPGLLIAFSACTTVLVAVHLFALMVSTCILPNIEAVSNVHNLNSVRESPHERMHHHIELAWAFSTVIGTLLFLAEVVLLCWVKFLPIKPRTAQQDRKNDTISEGVAAAITSTAIMVPFGLVFIVFAVHFYRSLVSHKTDRQFEELEELSNLTRLQDELDQRAEAPNMSPPANFP from the exons GCAGGCTCTGTCCTGGAGGAAGTTGTACTTAAGCCGAGCGAAGCTCAAGGCTTCCAGTCGGACATCAGCTCTTCTCTCGGGTTTCGCTATG GTGGCGATGGTGGAGGTGCAACTGGAGAGGAACGACGAGTACCCACCAGGTCTGCTGATTGCTTTCAGCGCTTGCACCACCGTGCTGGTGGCTGTGCATCTGTTCGCCCTGATGGTTAGCACCTGCATCCTGCCCAACATCGAGGCCGTCAGCAATGTGCACAACCTCAACTCGGTGCGCGAGTCGCCCCACGAGCGCATGCACCACCACATCGAGCTGGCCTGGGCCTTCTCCACCGTCATCGGCACCCTTCTTTTCCTGGCCGAGGTGGTGCTGCTCTGTTGGGTCAAGTTCCTCCCCATCAAGCCGCGCACTGCGCAGCAGGACCGCAAGAACGACACCATCTCGGAGGGCGTGGCGGCCGCCATCACCTCCACCGCCATCATGGTGCCCTTCGGCCTGGTGTTCATCGTCTTCGCTGTGCACTTCTATCGCTCGCTCGTCAGCCACAAGACGGATCGGCAGTTTGAAGAGCTAGAGGAGCTGTCCAACCTGACCCGGCTTCAGGACGAGCTGGACCAAAGGGCTGAGGCCCCCAACATGTCCCCCCCTGCCAACTTCCCATAA
- the rhof gene encoding rho-related GTP-binding protein RhoF, which yields MTENGSAVANGTQPRREELKVVVVGDGGCGKTSLLMVYAKGNFPEKYAPSVFEKYVTTVSHGRREIQLNLYDTAGQEDYDRLRPLSYQDASLVLVCYDVTNPISFDNVLIKWYPEVNHFCRGVPIILIGCKTDLRKDKEKTRKLKAMDQAPITYIQGEEASQQINAEVYLECSAKYSENVEEIFREATKRALAAKRRARHARKKTRACSIL from the exons ATGACGGAGAACGGTTCAGCGGTGGCCAACGGCACGCAGCCACGGCGAGAGGAGCTGAAGGTGGTGGTCGTGGGAGACGGAGGCTGTGGAAAGACCTCGCTGCTCATGGTGTATGCCAAAGGAAACTTTCCAGAG AAATATGCCCCATCTGTGTTTGAAAAGTATGTGACCACCGTGTCCCATGGAAGGCGGGAGATCCAGTTGAACCTCTATGACACTGCAG gtcAAGAGGACTACGATCGCTTGCGGCCACTGTCCTATCAAGACGCCAGCCTCGTGCTGGTCTGCTACGATGTGACCAACCCCATCAGCTTTGACAATGTCTTAATCAAG TGGTACCCAGAGGTGAACCACTTCTGCCGTGGTGTCCCCATTATCCTGATCGGATGCAAAACAGACCTACGGAAGGATAAAGAGAAAACCAGGAAGCTCAAGGCCATGGACCAGGCCCCCATCACCTAtatacag GGTGAGGAGGCAAGCCAGCAGATCAATGCGGAGGTGTACCTGGAGTGTTCAGCcaaatacagtgaaaatgtggaAGAAATCTTCAGGGAGGCCACCAAACGGGCCCTGGCAGCCAAACGTAGGGCGAGACACGCCCGCAAAAAGACGAGGGCGTGTTCCATCCTCTGA